From a region of the Kaistia sp. 32K genome:
- the crcB gene encoding fluoride efflux transporter CrcB, which yields MFPSLLVFVGAGLGGLLRHGINLTSSRLFGTSFPWGTLIINVTGSLVMGLVAGYFAFRDGMNWSQHARLFLTTGVLGGYTTFSTFSLDVALLIERGETGNAAFYALTSLIVSVLALFAGLWLVRTLA from the coding sequence ATGTTTCCATCCCTTCTCGTTTTTGTCGGCGCGGGCCTCGGCGGTTTGCTGCGCCATGGCATCAACCTCACGTCCTCCCGCCTGTTCGGCACGTCCTTCCCGTGGGGGACGCTGATCATCAACGTGACCGGCTCGCTCGTCATGGGGCTCGTCGCCGGCTATTTCGCCTTTCGCGACGGCATGAACTGGTCGCAGCACGCGCGGCTGTTCCTCACGACGGGCGTGCTCGGCGGCTACACGACCTTCTCGACCTTTTCGCTCGACGTCGCGCTTCTCATCGAGCGTGGCGAGACCGGCAACGCCGCGTTCTACGCGCTGACGTCGCTCATCGTGTCGGTTCTCGCGCTCTTTGCAGGGCTCTGGCTCGTCAGGACGCTCGCCTGA
- a CDS encoding fatty acid desaturase, translated as MTYKNDVHLSDRASHARGWPKILGRFREPNETRSVMEILITVLPLAALWAAMWALVQYGYWWLALALAIPAGGFLVRLFMIQHDCSHGAFFRRRDVNDWVGRVIGVATLTPHDYWRRTHAIHHATHGNLELRGIGDITTLTVEEYRARGFWGRLGYRVYRNPVVLFVIGPAYLFLLQHRLPVGLMRDGWRPWLSTMGTNLGIALLVGVLMWLVGVGPFLLIHVPIAVIAASIGVWLFYVQHQFEETFWARPPDWTHQEAALHGSSYYDLPGVLRWMTANIGVHHVHHLCSRIPYYRLPEVLRHHPELTEVGRITIGESLRSVPLVLWDEGRQQLVSFKAMRRWQAATLPLAAETA; from the coding sequence ATGACTTACAAAAACGATGTTCATCTATCCGACCGCGCCTCGCACGCGCGGGGCTGGCCGAAGATTCTGGGTCGGTTTCGCGAGCCGAACGAGACGCGAAGCGTCATGGAGATCCTGATCACCGTGCTGCCGCTCGCGGCCCTCTGGGCGGCGATGTGGGCGCTGGTGCAATACGGATACTGGTGGCTGGCGCTGGCGCTGGCCATTCCGGCCGGCGGGTTTCTCGTCCGCCTGTTCATGATCCAGCACGATTGCAGCCACGGCGCCTTCTTCCGCCGGCGTGACGTCAACGACTGGGTCGGCCGCGTCATCGGCGTGGCGACGCTGACGCCGCACGACTATTGGCGCCGAACCCACGCGATCCACCACGCCACCCATGGCAATCTCGAGCTCCGCGGCATCGGCGACATCACGACGCTGACGGTCGAGGAGTATCGCGCGCGCGGCTTCTGGGGACGCCTCGGCTATCGCGTCTACCGCAACCCGGTCGTTCTGTTCGTCATCGGGCCCGCCTATCTCTTCCTGCTGCAGCACCGCCTGCCGGTGGGCCTGATGCGCGACGGCTGGCGGCCCTGGCTGAGCACCATGGGCACCAATCTCGGAATTGCCCTCTTGGTCGGCGTCCTGATGTGGCTGGTCGGCGTCGGTCCCTTCCTGTTGATCCACGTGCCGATCGCCGTCATCGCCGCCTCGATCGGCGTCTGGCTGTTCTATGTCCAGCATCAGTTCGAGGAGACCTTCTGGGCTCGCCCGCCGGACTGGACGCATCAGGAAGCGGCGCTGCATGGCAGCTCCTATTACGATCTTCCCGGCGTCCTGCGCTGGATGACCGCCAATATCGGCGTGCACCACGTGCATCATCTCTGCAGCCGCATTCCCTATTACCGCCTGCCGGAAGTCCTCCGGCATCATCCGGAACTGACAGAGGTCGGCCGCATCACGATTGGTGAGAGCCTGCGCTCCGTTCCGCTGGTATTATGGGATGAAGGCCGCCAGCAACTCGTGTCGTTCAAGGCGATGCGGCGCTGGCAGGCGGCGACCTTGCCGCTCGCGGCTGAGACCGCCTGA
- a CDS encoding 2-hydroxyacid dehydrogenase codes for MRVAVFSTKPYDRQYLSETNAAFGHELVYFEPKLDLTTAPLADGFPAVCVFVNDKLDRDLLAHLAAAGTRLVALRCAGFNNIDLVAAGELGIDVVRVPAYSPHAVAEFTVALLLALDRRIPRAWARVRDNNFSLDGLIGSDLFGKTVGVVGTGRIGGLVARCLKLGFGCRVLAFDQWHDPALVEIGIEYRPLAEVLVEADILTLHCPLTPETHHLVNAATIEKARPGFMLVNTSRGALIDAEALVEGLKSGKVGGVALDVYEQEADLFFEDLSNEIIQDDVFQRLLTFPNVLVTGHQAFLTADALRAISETTLHNIAAAEKGEVLENIVVAESVSAAPRDNPQGGK; via the coding sequence ATGCGCGTCGCCGTCTTCAGCACCAAGCCGTACGACCGGCAGTATCTTTCCGAGACCAACGCCGCCTTCGGGCATGAGCTGGTCTATTTCGAGCCGAAGCTCGATCTCACCACCGCGCCCTTGGCGGATGGATTCCCTGCGGTCTGCGTCTTCGTCAACGACAAGCTTGATCGCGATCTCCTGGCGCATCTCGCCGCCGCCGGAACGCGCCTCGTGGCGCTCCGCTGTGCCGGTTTCAACAATATCGACCTCGTCGCCGCCGGCGAGCTCGGCATCGACGTGGTGCGCGTGCCGGCCTATTCGCCGCACGCGGTCGCCGAGTTTACCGTCGCGCTGCTTCTGGCGCTCGATCGCCGGATCCCGCGCGCCTGGGCACGGGTTCGCGACAACAATTTCTCGCTCGACGGGCTGATCGGCAGCGACCTCTTCGGCAAGACCGTCGGCGTCGTCGGCACCGGGCGGATCGGCGGCCTCGTCGCGCGCTGCCTGAAGCTCGGCTTCGGCTGCCGCGTGCTCGCCTTCGACCAGTGGCACGATCCGGCGCTGGTCGAGATCGGCATCGAGTATAGGCCGCTCGCCGAGGTGCTGGTCGAGGCCGACATCCTGACGCTCCATTGCCCGCTGACGCCCGAGACGCATCACCTCGTCAACGCGGCGACGATCGAGAAGGCCCGTCCCGGCTTCATGCTGGTCAACACCAGCCGCGGCGCGCTGATCGACGCCGAGGCGCTGGTCGAGGGGCTGAAGAGCGGCAAGGTCGGCGGCGTCGCGCTCGACGTCTACGAGCAGGAGGCGGATTTGTTCTTCGAGGATCTCTCGAACGAGATCATCCAGGACGACGTCTTCCAGCGCCTTTTGACCTTCCCCAATGTGCTGGTAACCGGACACCAGGCCTTCCTGACCGCCGACGCCCTCAGGGCGATCAGCGAGACGACGCTGCACAATATTGCCGCAGCCGAGAAGGGGGAAGTTCTTGAAAACATTGTCGTTGCCGAAAGCGTAAGCGCGGCGCCGCGTGATAATCCGCAAGGCGGAAAATAA
- a CDS encoding AAA family ATPase, whose translation MPLRLTSVSADLYRSIRRIQVPVERLTVLVGKNGVGKTNLYRSLELLAAAARGTITREIAEEGGFESVLWAGPRAKGPVRLKLGAEFGEYFYSIEIGLPAPIDEAALTKTEPMVKAEELVHRSHGKAVTLMKRQGPSAWLRDESGRRQSYEEALVPSETALSGFRDQGRFTELDLVRRALQDWRFYHDFRTDKASPIRQPALAITTPTLASDGYDLAAALATVFEIRGEAPDIEAAIADAFPGTALITEFGKGTVSIGLQFPDLPRPLGAHELSDGTLHFLCLVAALSAYRLPGFIALNEPETSLHPELIPALARLIVRAAERTQVWVVTHSEALATALGEEAGVAPRVVVKQDGATWIEGLKLFGEFADQE comes from the coding sequence GTGCCCCTTCGCCTGACATCCGTCTCGGCCGATCTCTATCGTTCGATCCGGCGCATCCAGGTGCCGGTCGAGCGGCTGACCGTGCTCGTCGGCAAGAATGGCGTCGGCAAGACCAATCTCTATCGCTCGCTCGAGCTTCTGGCGGCCGCCGCGCGCGGCACGATCACGCGCGAGATCGCGGAGGAGGGCGGCTTCGAATCCGTCCTATGGGCCGGTCCCCGCGCCAAAGGGCCGGTGCGGCTGAAGCTCGGCGCCGAGTTCGGCGAGTATTTCTATTCGATCGAGATCGGCCTGCCGGCGCCGATCGACGAGGCGGCGCTGACCAAGACCGAACCGATGGTCAAGGCCGAGGAGCTCGTCCATCGCAGCCACGGCAAGGCCGTGACGCTGATGAAGCGGCAGGGCCCGAGCGCCTGGCTGCGTGACGAAAGCGGACGGCGCCAGTCCTATGAGGAGGCGCTGGTCCCTTCCGAGACGGCGCTTTCCGGCTTTCGCGACCAGGGCCGCTTCACCGAACTCGACCTCGTCCGCCGGGCGCTGCAGGACTGGCGCTTCTATCACGACTTCCGCACCGACAAGGCCTCGCCGATCCGCCAGCCGGCGCTCGCCATCACCACGCCGACGCTGGCCTCGGACGGCTACGATCTCGCGGCGGCGCTGGCGACGGTCTTCGAGATCCGGGGCGAGGCACCCGATATCGAGGCGGCGATCGCCGATGCCTTTCCCGGCACCGCGCTCATCACCGAATTCGGCAAGGGCACGGTCTCAATCGGCCTCCAGTTTCCGGACCTTCCGCGCCCGCTCGGCGCGCACGAGCTCTCGGATGGCACGCTGCATTTCCTCTGCCTGGTCGCGGCGCTCTCGGCCTATCGCCTGCCGGGCTTCATCGCGCTCAACGAGCCGGAGACCAGCCTGCATCCGGAGCTGATCCCGGCGCTGGCGCGGCTGATCGTCCGCGCCGCCGAGCGGACGCAGGTCTGGGTCGTCACCCATTCGGAAGCCCTCGCCACGGCGCTCGGCGAGGAGGCCGGCGTCGCGCCGCGCGTCGTCGTCAAGCAGGATGGCGCCACATGGATCGAGGGGCTGAAGCTCTTCGGGGAATTCGCGGATCAGGAGTAG
- a CDS encoding S-(hydroxymethyl)glutathione dehydrogenase/class III alcohol dehydrogenase, which translates to MKTRAAVAWEANKPLTIETIDLEGPKAGEVLVEIMATGVCHTDAYTLSGLDSEGKFPAILGHEGAGIVREVGAGVTSVRPGDHVIPLYTPECRQCKTCLSQRSNLCTAIRSTQGQGLMPDKTSRFRCDSEIVFHYMGTSTFSNFTVLPEIAVAKVREDAPFDKICYIGCGVTTGIGAVIHTGKVWPGANVVVFGLGGIGLNVIQGARMVGADKIIGVDLNPAKVEMAKKFGMTHFVNPDEVGRDKVVEAIVDLTGGGADFSFECIGNVHTMRQALECCHRGWGESIIIGVAPSGTEISTRPFQLVTGRVWKGSAFGGARGRTDVPKIVDWYMDGKINIDDLITHTMPLAEINTAFDLMHEGKSIRSVVTF; encoded by the coding sequence ATGAAGACCCGTGCCGCCGTCGCCTGGGAAGCCAACAAGCCGCTCACGATCGAGACGATCGATCTGGAAGGTCCAAAGGCCGGCGAAGTGCTGGTCGAGATCATGGCGACGGGCGTCTGCCACACCGACGCCTACACGCTGTCCGGCCTCGATTCGGAGGGCAAGTTCCCGGCGATCCTCGGCCATGAGGGCGCGGGCATCGTCCGCGAGGTCGGCGCCGGCGTCACCTCGGTGCGCCCCGGCGACCACGTCATTCCGCTCTACACGCCCGAATGCCGCCAGTGCAAAACCTGCCTGTCGCAGCGCTCCAACCTCTGCACCGCGATCCGTTCGACGCAGGGCCAGGGCCTGATGCCCGACAAGACCTCGCGCTTCCGCTGCGACAGCGAGATCGTGTTCCACTACATGGGCACGTCGACCTTCTCGAACTTCACCGTGCTGCCCGAGATTGCCGTCGCGAAGGTCCGCGAGGACGCGCCCTTCGACAAGATCTGCTACATCGGCTGCGGCGTGACGACCGGCATCGGCGCCGTGATCCATACCGGCAAGGTCTGGCCGGGCGCGAATGTCGTGGTGTTCGGCCTCGGCGGCATCGGTTTGAACGTGATCCAGGGCGCCCGCATGGTCGGCGCCGACAAGATCATCGGCGTTGATCTGAACCCGGCCAAGGTCGAGATGGCGAAGAAGTTCGGCATGACGCATTTCGTCAATCCGGACGAGGTCGGCCGCGACAAGGTCGTCGAGGCGATCGTCGACCTGACCGGCGGCGGCGCGGATTTCTCGTTCGAGTGCATCGGCAACGTCCACACCATGCGTCAGGCCCTGGAGTGCTGCCATCGCGGCTGGGGTGAGTCGATCATCATCGGCGTGGCGCCGTCCGGCACCGAGATCTCGACCCGTCCGTTCCAGCTCGTCACCGGCCGCGTCTGGAAGGGCTCCGCCTTCGGCGGCGCGCGCGGCCGCACCGACGTTCCGAAGATCGTCGACTGGTACATGGACGGCAAGATCAACATCGACGACCTGATCACCCACACCATGCCGCTCGCCGAGATCAACACCGCCTTCGATCTCATGCACGAAGGCAAGTCGATCCGCAGCGTCGTCACGTTCTGA
- a CDS encoding nucleoside 2-deoxyribosyltransferase: MPSKVYLAGPEVFLPNAREVLTRKAELARAAGLIPLSPGDLEIPPADTKKGFGHAISAVDERMMLEADAIIANLTPFRGIAADTGTTFELGFMCALGKPVFAYTNVAENHYRRVVAHYHGAVARGDDGHQRGPDGLSVEDFDMIDNLMLHGGIERRGGTVVVGNAAPNALYTDLTAFEACLAIAAERLA, encoded by the coding sequence GTGCCAAGCAAGGTCTATCTCGCCGGTCCCGAAGTGTTCCTGCCGAATGCGCGCGAAGTGCTGACGCGCAAGGCGGAGCTCGCCCGCGCGGCCGGGCTCATCCCGTTGTCGCCCGGCGATCTCGAAATCCCTCCGGCGGATACCAAGAAGGGATTCGGCCATGCCATCAGCGCCGTCGACGAGCGGATGATGCTGGAGGCGGACGCCATCATCGCCAATCTGACGCCGTTTCGCGGCATCGCCGCCGATACCGGCACGACCTTCGAACTCGGCTTCATGTGCGCGCTCGGCAAGCCCGTCTTCGCCTACACCAACGTCGCCGAAAACCACTATCGCCGCGTCGTGGCGCATTATCACGGCGCGGTCGCGCGGGGCGATGACGGCCATCAGCGCGGCCCCGACGGATTGTCCGTCGAGGATTTCGACATGATCGACAATCTGATGCTGCATGGCGGCATCGAGCGGCGCGGCGGTACCGTCGTCGTCGGAAATGCCGCGCCGAACGCGCTCTATACCGATCTCACCGCCTTCGAGGCCTGCCTCGCCATCGCCGCCGAGCGCCTCGCCTGA